Proteins from a single region of Tepidamorphus gemmatus:
- a CDS encoding protein phosphatase CheZ, with translation MQTSRRRFRIEMLDQPAATGDEAAAAAERHRQILAALADIRKAVLPAEQVSNEIIEDYRERLAEARALRAELESIQAAINTTKLELAALHVGPGGRDLHRVTDELDAVVRGTEEATEQVLQAAECIDRDAADLAAALKKSANVDLVADIREQVIRVFEACNFQDLTGQRITKVVNTLRFVEERVERMMQLWGGLEAFVTPKPATQDGTTLNGPKLDGDVGHVSQDDIDALFD, from the coding sequence ATGCAGACTTCCCGCAGGCGTTTCCGCATCGAAATGCTCGATCAGCCGGCGGCTACCGGCGACGAGGCCGCGGCGGCCGCAGAACGCCATCGCCAGATACTCGCCGCTCTGGCCGACATCCGGAAGGCGGTGCTGCCAGCAGAGCAGGTCTCCAACGAGATCATCGAGGACTACCGGGAGCGGCTGGCCGAGGCGCGGGCCCTGCGTGCGGAGCTCGAATCGATCCAGGCGGCGATCAACACCACCAAGCTGGAGCTGGCCGCGCTGCATGTGGGACCCGGCGGCCGCGACCTGCATCGGGTAACGGACGAGCTCGACGCGGTCGTGCGCGGCACCGAGGAGGCGACCGAACAGGTGTTGCAGGCTGCCGAATGTATCGACCGCGATGCTGCCGATCTTGCCGCAGCGCTCAAGAAATCCGCCAATGTCGATCTGGTCGCCGACATCCGGGAGCAGGTGATCCGGGTCTTCGAGGCGTGCAACTTCCAGGACCTGACGGGCCAGCGCATCACCAAGGTGGTCAACACCCTGCGTTTCGTCGAAGAGCGGGTCGAACGGATGATGCAGCTGTGGGGCGGGCTGGAAGCCTTCGTCACGCCCAAGCCGGCCACCCAGGACGGAACGACGCTGAACGGCCCGAAACTCGACGGCGATGTCGGCCACGTCTCGCAGGACGACATCGACGCCCTGTTCGACTGA
- a CDS encoding hydrolase, translating to MSGLSAAASVLVVVDLQERLVPVIRHHGDLLERAAILLRAARICGVPTVVTEHFPDKIGGTVGALRESCAGARVVVKTHFDACDEPGFAAMFATLGRRQAIVCGIEAHVCVLQTALGLKGLGYDVYVATDACGSRRDSDRETGYRRLAMAGVIPVTSEMVVFEWAECGGTDRFRELLALIR from the coding sequence ATGAGCGGTCTGTCCGCCGCCGCGAGCGTGCTCGTCGTCGTCGATCTCCAGGAAAGACTGGTTCCCGTCATCCGCCATCACGGCGACCTGCTCGAGCGGGCCGCCATCCTGCTGCGGGCCGCCCGCATCTGCGGCGTGCCGACGGTCGTGACCGAGCATTTTCCTGACAAGATCGGCGGCACTGTTGGCGCGCTGCGCGAGTCCTGCGCTGGCGCGCGCGTGGTGGTCAAGACCCATTTCGACGCCTGCGACGAGCCGGGATTCGCCGCCATGTTCGCGACGCTCGGCCGCCGCCAGGCGATCGTATGCGGAATCGAGGCGCATGTCTGCGTGCTGCAGACGGCGCTTGGGCTGAAGGGCCTCGGCTATGATGTCTACGTGGCCACCGATGCCTGCGGCTCGCGCCGCGACAGCGACCGCGAGACCGGCTACCGGCGCCTCGCCATGGCCGGCGTCATTCCGGTCACGAGCGAGATGGTGGTGTTCGAATGGGCCGAATGCGGGGGAACCGATCGGTTCCGCGAGCTCCTGGCGCTGATCAGGTAG
- a CDS encoding amidohydrolase, with protein MATTADIIIENARVLTMEPSAPRAEAVAIAGNTILAVGHRPDVAALKDARTRVIDAGGATVLPGFNEGHLHLFAGAAELDHLQLGGVRGRAALASAVQAYAAARPDDPLIIAQGADYTILAVDEPVRRQDLDAILPDRPFIMFAPDHHTAWANTAALAKAGILHGRAVGVGNEIVMGQDGLAAGELRENEAFDPVLRLGSAGTRYRIGLSTGGEPDPAPTPTERAFDLDVMRKGLAHAAQHGLTSLQNMDGNLYQLDLLGELERSGELTARVRVPFHFKNFMALDELERAEEMRRRFRSPMLASGFVKLFVDGVLDSWTAVMLDDYPDRPGWRGEPLFDADHFARVAVEADRRGFQIAVHAIGDGAVRIVLDGYEAARRANGPRDSRHRIEHIEVVHPDDIPRFAALGVTASMQPIHAPGTGFPLEPTVSRIGPAKWPYAYAWQTLRRAGARLVFATDWPVSPIDPMACLAAALTRQRWSDRDPDQRQDLIDALASYTRDSAWIEFMENRKGRLAPGLLADLVVLDADLEATDPQAIATVRPVMTICDGRIVYEA; from the coding sequence ATGGCGACGACAGCCGACATCATCATCGAGAACGCCCGGGTTCTGACCATGGAGCCATCCGCGCCGCGTGCAGAGGCAGTGGCGATTGCCGGCAACACCATTCTCGCCGTCGGCCACCGCCCCGACGTCGCTGCCCTGAAGGACGCCCGGACGCGGGTCATCGATGCCGGCGGTGCCACCGTGCTGCCAGGCTTCAACGAGGGCCATCTGCATCTCTTCGCGGGAGCCGCCGAGCTCGATCACCTGCAGCTCGGCGGGGTGCGCGGAAGGGCGGCGCTGGCTTCGGCCGTTCAGGCCTATGCCGCCGCCCGGCCCGACGACCCGCTGATCATCGCACAGGGCGCCGACTACACCATCCTGGCGGTGGACGAGCCGGTCCGTCGGCAGGACCTCGACGCGATCCTGCCGGATCGTCCCTTCATCATGTTCGCACCCGACCATCACACCGCCTGGGCCAACACCGCAGCGCTCGCGAAGGCCGGCATCCTGCACGGCCGTGCAGTCGGCGTCGGCAACGAGATCGTGATGGGGCAGGACGGCCTCGCCGCGGGCGAATTGCGCGAGAACGAGGCCTTTGATCCGGTGCTGCGGCTCGGATCGGCCGGCACCCGGTATCGTATCGGCCTGTCCACCGGGGGCGAGCCGGATCCCGCACCCACACCCACCGAACGTGCCTTCGATCTCGACGTGATGCGCAAGGGCCTGGCGCACGCGGCGCAACACGGTCTCACCTCGCTGCAGAACATGGACGGCAACCTCTATCAGCTCGACCTTCTGGGCGAGCTCGAACGATCGGGCGAGCTGACGGCTCGCGTGCGGGTGCCGTTCCACTTCAAGAACTTCATGGCACTTGACGAACTCGAGCGCGCCGAGGAGATGCGCCGGCGGTTCCGGTCACCGATGCTGGCCTCCGGCTTCGTCAAGCTGTTCGTCGATGGCGTCCTCGATTCGTGGACGGCGGTGATGCTCGACGACTACCCCGACCGACCGGGGTGGCGCGGGGAACCGCTCTTCGATGCCGACCATTTCGCCCGGGTGGCGGTCGAGGCCGACCGGCGCGGCTTCCAGATCGCCGTGCACGCAATCGGCGATGGCGCCGTCAGGATCGTGCTGGACGGCTACGAGGCGGCACGCCGGGCGAACGGGCCCCGCGATTCCCGCCACCGCATCGAACATATCGAGGTAGTCCATCCCGACGACATTCCGCGCTTCGCGGCGCTCGGCGTGACGGCCTCCATGCAGCCCATCCACGCACCGGGCACCGGCTTCCCGCTGGAGCCGACGGTGAGCCGGATCGGCCCGGCAAAATGGCCCTATGCCTACGCCTGGCAGACGCTGCGCCGGGCCGGCGCCCGCCTCGTCTTCGCCACCGACTGGCCGGTCTCGCCGATCGATCCAATGGCCTGCCTGGCGGCGGCGCTGACCCGCCAGCGGTGGAGCGACCGCGATCCCGACCAGCGACAGGACCTCATCGACGCGCTGGCCTCATACACCCGCGACAGTGCCTGGATCGAATTCATGGAAAACCGCAAGGGCCGTCTGGCGCCGGGGCTGCTGGCCGATCTCGTTGTGCTCGACGCCGATCTCGAAGCGACGGACCCGCAGGCGATCGCCACGGTACGGCCGGTCATGACAATCTGCGACGGACGGATCGTCTACGAGGCCTGA
- a CDS encoding LOG family protein, with protein MPDNRPQKQSPSYLLPAIDTEFLLGDSMRGVRFMLEYAKAEELLRAWGIRSTIVVFGSARVREDGDPRHRRWYNEARAFGRIASQRGGALGPVGGILDNVIATGGGPGIMEAANRGARDVGAPTIGFNIRLPHEQEPNAYSTPELTFQFHYFAMRKMHLAMRANALVVFPGGFGTLDELFEILTLSQTGKAPSVPTVLFDQDYWCRIIDFEALAEAGMISPRDTKLFDFADSAEAVWEKLVARGLKAHTQTPGPEPLEPPHPDV; from the coding sequence ATGCCCGACAACAGACCCCAGAAGCAATCGCCTTCCTATCTCCTGCCAGCCATCGATACCGAATTCCTCCTGGGGGATTCGATGCGCGGCGTCCGGTTCATGCTCGAATACGCCAAGGCGGAGGAACTGCTGCGGGCCTGGGGCATCCGCTCGACGATCGTGGTGTTCGGCAGCGCGCGCGTCAGGGAGGACGGCGATCCGCGCCATCGACGCTGGTACAACGAGGCGCGCGCATTCGGCCGCATTGCCTCGCAGCGCGGTGGCGCGCTGGGCCCGGTGGGCGGCATCCTCGACAACGTCATTGCCACCGGCGGCGGACCGGGCATCATGGAGGCCGCCAATCGCGGTGCCCGCGACGTCGGCGCGCCGACGATCGGATTCAACATCCGCCTGCCGCACGAGCAGGAGCCGAACGCCTATTCGACGCCGGAACTCACCTTCCAGTTCCACTACTTCGCGATGCGCAAGATGCATCTCGCCATGCGCGCCAATGCGCTGGTGGTGTTTCCCGGCGGCTTCGGCACGCTCGACGAACTGTTCGAGATCCTGACCCTGTCCCAGACCGGCAAGGCGCCGAGCGTGCCGACCGTCCTGTTCGACCAGGATTACTGGTGCCGGATCATCGACTTCGAGGCGCTGGCCGAGGCCGGCATGATCTCGCCGCGCGACACCAAGCTGTTCGACTTTGCCGACAGCGCCGAGGCGGTCTGGGAAAAGCTCGTCGCCCGGGGCCTGAAGGCGCATACGCAGACGCCCGGGCCAGAGCCGCTGGAACCGCCGCACCCGGACGTGTAA